From a region of the Gossypium raimondii isolate GPD5lz chromosome 10, ASM2569854v1, whole genome shotgun sequence genome:
- the LOC105775995 gene encoding probable methyltransferase TCM_000331 yields MAEAKVLRMNAADHEISYANNSVVQKAVISKVRSMVEESVTDMFSKTVPTCMKVADLGCSSGPNTFMTIWHIIDTIHGICQQEDMKLPEFEVLLNDLPENDFNYVFKSVPSFIERLKKEIGDMVQERCFIRGVAGSFYHRLFPAKSLHFVYSSYALHWLSKVPVGVENNKGNICMAGSSPPNVVEAYAQQFQKDFINFLSLRSKEILPQGRMVLTFTARKNPNPSNEDYGLELVAESLLELVAEGVVKEADVDSFNIPLYAPCKEEVAEIVEKEGSFGIKELQVFVVDTDPRNRDDKKHLDFNIYTQMGKNYANTMRAVLESILCSHFGDAILDELFKRFATNAADPLRNSMLQKKVNVVVSLAKK; encoded by the exons ATGGCAGAAGCAAAGGTTCTTCGCATGAACGCTGCAGATCATGAAATTAGCTATGCCAATAATTCAGTTGTTCAA AAAGCAGTGATATCAAAAGTAAGGTCAATGGTTGAAGAATCCGTTACTGATATGTTCAGCAAAACTGTTCCAACATGTATGAAGGTGGCAGACTTAGGTTGCTCTTCAGGTCCTAACACCTTCATGACTATATGGCACATTATTGACACTATCCATGGCATATGCCAACAAGAAGATATGAAGTTACCCGAGTTTGAAGTGCTTCTAAATGATCTCCCAGAGAATGACTTCAACTATGTGTTTAAGTCGGTTCCTAGTTTCATCGAGAGACTGAAGAAAGAGATCGGAGATATGGTGCAGGAACGGTGTTTTATAAGAGGAGTTGCCGGTTCTTTTTATCATAGACTCTTTCCAGCTAAAAGCCTGCACTTCGTATATTCTTCCTATGCGCTTCATTGGCTCTCAAAG GTTCCTGTTGGAGTGGAGAACAACAAAGGGAACATATGCATGGCAGGATCAAGTCCTCCCAATGTTGTCGAAGCTTATGCTCAGCAATTTCAGAAAGACTTCATAAATTTTCTAAGCTTACGTTCCAAAGAAATACTACCCCAAGGGCGTATGGTACTAACCTTTACGGCTAGGAAAAACCCAAATCCCTCTAATGAAGATTACGGTTTGGAGCTTGTTGCTGAATCCCTTCTTGAATTGGTCGCTGag GGAGTTGTAAAAGAGGCAGATGTGGATTCATTCAACATTCCTTTATATGCACCTTGCAAAGAAGAAGTGGCTGAGATTGTTGAGAAGGAAGGATCGTTTGGAATTAAGGAGCTACAAGTTTTCGTAGTGGACACCGATCCTCGAAATAGAGATGATAAAAAACACTTGGATTTCAACATTTATACGCAAATGGGGAAAAACTATGCAAATACTATGAGAGCTGTTTTGGAGTCTATTCTGTGCAGTCATTTTGGAGATGCCATACTTGACGAGTTATTCAAAAGGTTTGCAACAAATGCAGCGGATCCTCTAAGGAACTCAATGCTCCAAAAGAAGGTTAACGTTGTGGTTTCATTGGCAAAGAAGTAG